A region from the Drosophila takahashii strain IR98-3 E-12201 chromosome 2L, DtakHiC1v2, whole genome shotgun sequence genome encodes:
- the LOC108067640 gene encoding uncharacterized protein, translated as MASKRLGSMASSASVMQSTASISSKVKKSKRARLPTFDLSLSQKVDIKKAFDLFDTQCTGFIETKELRVAIRALGFEPKKEEIKRMMDEIDKDKTGRIAFNDFLYLMRQKMAEKDSNQDMMKAFSFFDDDRTGSISFANLKRVAKELGEQLTDEELQEMIDEADINGDGEVSKEEFLNLIKKTNLI; from the coding sequence ATGGCCAGCAAACGACTGGGCAGCATGGCGTCCTCCGCTAGTGTGATGCAATCGACGGCATCGATCTCCAGCAAGGtcaaaaaatcgaaaaggGCGAGGCTGCCGACCTTTGACCTTTCGCTGAGTCAGAAGGTGGACATTAAGAAGGCCTTCGATTTGTTCGATACCCAGTGCACGGGCTTTATCGAGACCAAGGAGCTACGCGTGGCCATTCGCGCCTTGGGATTCGAGCCGAAAAAGGAGGAGATCAAGCGCATGATGGATGAAATCGATAAGGACAAGACGGGAAGGATTGCCTTTAACGATTTCCTATATCTGATGCGTCAGAAAATGGCCGAAAAGGACTCCAATCAGGATATGATGAAGGCCTTCTCCTTTTTCGATGACGATCGCACTGGTAGTATCTCCTTTGCCAACCTAAAACGCGTGGCCAAAGAGCTGGGCGAACAACTTACCGACGAGGAACTGCAGGAGATGATCGACGAGGCCGACATAAATGGAGATGGCGAGGTTAGCAAGGAGGAGTTTCTCAATCTCATCAAGAAAACCAATTTGATATAA